Proteins from one Bacteroides zhangwenhongii genomic window:
- a CDS encoding N-acetylmuramoyl-L-alanine amidase — MAKLKQLVIHCTATPEGREVTAADIRAWHTNPTSKGGRGWKQVGYTDLFHLDGTVERLVDNNEDGNVDPWEITNGASGYNSVSRHIVYAGGVASDGRTAKDTRTFAQLKAMEAYVKDFHTRFPGVRIIGHNELAAKACPSFDVREWLKRVGINQ, encoded by the coding sequence ATGGCAAAACTGAAACAACTGGTCATCCACTGCACCGCCACGCCCGAAGGTCGTGAGGTCACAGCCGCCGATATCAGGGCGTGGCACACGAACCCGACCTCCAAGGGTGGGCGCGGTTGGAAGCAGGTGGGATATACGGACCTTTTCCATCTGGACGGAACGGTAGAACGGCTGGTGGATAACAATGAGGACGGGAATGTCGATCCGTGGGAGATCACCAACGGGGCGTCCGGATACAATTCGGTCAGCCGCCACATCGTATATGCCGGAGGGGTGGCATCCGACGGAAGGACCGCCAAGGACACCCGTACTTTTGCGCAATTGAAAGCGATGGAGGCGTATGTGAAGGACTTTCACACCCGTTTTCCGGGAGTGAGGATCATCGGACATAATGAACTGGCCGCCAAAGCCTGTCCGTCGTTCGATGTGCGGGAATGGTTGAAACGGGTAGGTATTAATCAATAA